The Blattabacterium cuenoti sequence AATTCTTTTTATCGATGAAATTCATACTATGATTGGAGCTGGAGGGACAACAGGTTCATTAGATGCTTCTAATATATTCAAACCTGCTTTGGCTAGGGGAGATATTCAATGTATTGGAGCTACTACATTAAATGAATATAGACAATATATAGAAAAAGATGGAGCATTAGAACGTAGATTTCAAAAAATTATCGTACAACCCTCTTCGGAAGAAGAAACTATTGAAATTTTGAAAAAAATAAAAGGAAGATATGAAAGTCATCATAATGTGATTTATACAGAAGAAGCAATAAAGGCTTGTGTTCATTTAACTGGACGATATATTGTAGATCGTTATTTTCCTGATAAAGCTATTGATGCATTAGATGAGGCAGGATCTCGTGTACACATTAAAAATATTAAAGTTCCACAAGAAATAGTCCTTCTAGAAAAAGAATTGGAAAATATTCGTGAAGAAAAATCTCAAGTAGTTAAAAGTCAAAAATATGAAGAAGCTGCACGTCTCCGTGATACGGAAAAACGTATAGAAAAACAATTAATACAAGCACAAAAAGTTTGGGAAGAGTCTTCTAAAGAAAATAGAGAAACAGTTTCTGAAGAAAACGTAGAAGAAGTCGTCTCCATGATGAGCGGAGTTCCGGTGAATAGAATAGCTCAAGCTGAAATGAAAAAGTTGAATAAAATGATAGATATTCTAAAAGAAAAAATAATCGGACAAGATGAAGCTGTGGAAAAAATAGTGAAAGCAGTTCAAAGAAATAGAACAGGATTAAAAGATCCTAATTGTCCTATAGGATCTTTCATTTTTTTAGGACAAACAGGTGTAGGGAAAACTTATTTAGCAAAAGTTTTTGCTAAGGAATTATTTGATTCAGAAGAATCATTAGTACGTATAGATATGAGTGAATATATGGAAAAATTTTCTGTTTCAAGATTAATAGGAGCCCCTCCTGGCTATGTCGGTTACGAAGAAGGAGGACAACTAACAGAAATTATACGTCGTAGGCCTTATTCTGTCATTTTACTAGATGAAATAGAAAAAGCACATCCTGAAGTATTTAATGTCCTATTACAAATGTTGGATTATGGATGTGTAACAGATAGTCTTGGAAGAAAAGTAAACTTTAAAAATACCGTAATCATTTTTACCTCAAATACAGAAATACAAAAATTAAAAGAATTTGGTCAGGAGATTGGTTTTTATACTCAGGCTAGAAAATCGAATAATTATAAAAACATTTTAGAACATGCTTTGAAACGTACTTTTTCTCCAGAATTTTTAAATAGAATAGATGATATTATCCTTTTTCATTCTTTAAAACCAGAGCATATATCTAAAATAACTCATATAGAATTAGAAAAAATAAATACTCATATATCTAATTTAGGATATCAATTAATATTGCTTCCTGAAGTAAAACATTTTATTGAAAAAAAAGGGTTTGATAAAGAATATGGAGCTCGTCCATTAAAAAGAGTTATAGAAAAATTCATAAAAAATCCTATATCGGAATGTATCATTAGTGAAACCTTAAAAAAAGGAGATCAAATTACATTGAAAATGAATGAAAAAAAAGATGGGGTACAAGTTTTTATTCAAAAATCATAGAATCAAATTTCATGTTAAAAAAAAAATAAAAATTATCACAGATATTTTAAATTTTATTTATCCTAATCCAATTAGTTCCTTATACTACACTAATGAATTTACTTTGCTTATAGCAATTATATTAACTTCAAGAAGTCAGGAAAAAAAAGTGAACCAAATAACAAAACTTTTATTTAAAAAAATTCAAAAACCTCAAGATGTTATTCAATTGTCTGTGAATGATATTCAAAATTATATAAAATATATTGGACTTTATAACAGAAAATCCAAAAATATTTATGATTTATCCATTATTTTAATAAAAAAATATAATGGAATTATTCCAAAAAATATTTTCGAATTAGAATCTTTACCAGGTGTCGGACATAAAACGGCCTCTGTTTTTATGTCTCATGTATCAGAAGTCCCTGTATTTCCTATAGATACTCATATTCATCGAATGATGTTTCGATGGAAACTAAGTAACGGAAAAAATATAAAACAAACAGAAAAAGACGCCAAACATTTTTTTTCGAAGAAAAATTGGAAAAAATTACACCTTCAAATCATTTCTTACGGAAAAGAATATTCTCCATCTCGAGGATGGAATCCTAAAAAAGATATTATCTATCAAAAACTCGTCAACAATAATCTAATATAATTAAAAAGGTAAATCATCAAAATCATCTGAAGATGAAGATAAAGATGGAGATACAGATGTTTTATTTCCTATAGAATGCTGAATTTCTTCAATTTTCCATCCTTGAATAGAATTAAAATATTTGATAGTTCCTTCTGGATTAGTCCATTCTCTTCCACGAATATTGATAAAAACTTTGATTTTATCCTCTGGTCTTATAGATCCTAATAAATCCACTTTATCTTGAATAAATTCTATCAATATATTTTGAGGATACGGTTCTTCCGTAGTAAGAACCATTTCTCTTTTTCTAAATCCACTATTAAACTTTTGAATATCAAATAATTTCTTAACTCTTCCTATTATTTCCATGTAATTTTATTTATTTTTTTTACTATTACTATTTTTATTATCATTTTTCTTTTTTATAGATTCTCCAATCTGACTAGATATATTAAATGAAGTTATCATATTATTCAACATATCACTAGCAGCTCCTGGAGAATTAGGTAATAAAATTAAATTAGCATTGGAACTTTCTCCCATAGATTGAAGGGTATCATAATGTTGCGTAACAACAATTAAAGCTGAGGCCTCTTGTGAATTGATTCCTACATTGTTTAATACTTCTACAGATTCTAAAATTCCTCTAGCTATTTCTCTACGCTGATCTGCTGTTCCTTTTCCTTGTAATTTTTTACTTTCGGCTTCTGCTTTAGCTTTAGCTACTATTTTAATTCTTTCAGCTTCCGCTTTATATTCAGCAGCTACTTTTTCTCTTTCAGCTGTATTAATTCGATTCATTGCTTGTTTCACCTGTTCATCGGGATCCAAATCTGTAACTAAAGCTTTAATAATAGAATATCCATAATTTAACATAGCTCCTTCTAGCTCTCCTTTTACAGCAAGAGCTATATGATCTTTTCGTTCAAAAACATCATCTAGACGCATTTTTGGAACTTCAGCTCTTACAACATCAAATATATAGGAAGTAATTTGGGAATGAGAATTATCCAATTTATAAAAAGCTTCATATACCTTATTTTTAATCACTTGGAATTGAACGGATATTTTTACTTTCACAAAAACATTATCTTTAGTTTTTGTATCTACTAAAATATCTAATTGTTGAATTTTCAATGTTAACTTTCCTACTACATTATCTATA is a genomic window containing:
- a CDS encoding ATP-dependent Clp protease ATP-binding subunit gives rise to the protein MIHNWLSFFTNEKKYFFFLKRRIFFSSAYSDEDIENDSSTSYGSGGSGAGSSYYGGASIRSKTPVLDNFGRDLNAIAIQGKLDPVVGRDKEVERVSQILSRRKKNNPLLIGEPGVGKSAIAEGLALRIVQRKVSRVLYNKRVVVLDLASLVAGTKYRGQFEERMKAIINESEKNTDLILFIDEIHTMIGAGGTTGSLDASNIFKPALARGDIQCIGATTLNEYRQYIEKDGALERRFQKIIVQPSSEEETIEILKKIKGRYESHHNVIYTEEAIKACVHLTGRYIVDRYFPDKAIDALDEAGSRVHIKNIKVPQEIVLLEKELENIREEKSQVVKSQKYEEAARLRDTEKRIEKQLIQAQKVWEESSKENRETVSEENVEEVVSMMSGVPVNRIAQAEMKKLNKMIDILKEKIIGQDEAVEKIVKAVQRNRTGLKDPNCPIGSFIFLGQTGVGKTYLAKVFAKELFDSEESLVRIDMSEYMEKFSVSRLIGAPPGYVGYEEGGQLTEIIRRRPYSVILLDEIEKAHPEVFNVLLQMLDYGCVTDSLGRKVNFKNTVIIFTSNTEIQKLKEFGQEIGFYTQARKSNNYKNILEHALKRTFSPEFLNRIDDIILFHSLKPEHISKITHIELEKINTHISNLGYQLILLPEVKHFIEKKGFDKEYGARPLKRVIEKFIKNPISECIISETLKKGDQITLKMNEKKDGVQVFIQKS
- a CDS encoding endonuclease III domain-containing protein; the encoded protein is MGYKFLFKNHRIKFHVKKKIKIITDILNFIYPNPISSLYYTNEFTLLIAIILTSRSQEKKVNQITKLLFKKIQKPQDVIQLSVNDIQNYIKYIGLYNRKSKNIYDLSIILIKKYNGIIPKNIFELESLPGVGHKTASVFMSHVSEVPVFPIDTHIHRMMFRWKLSNGKNIKQTEKDAKHFFSKKNWKKLHLQIISYGKEYSPSRGWNPKKDIIYQKLVNNNLI
- a CDS encoding DUF3127 domain-containing protein, encoding MEIIGRVKKLFDIQKFNSGFRKREMVLTTEEPYPQNILIEFIQDKVDLLGSIRPEDKIKVFINIRGREWTNPEGTIKYFNSIQGWKIEEIQHSIGNKTSVSPSLSSSSDDFDDLPF
- a CDS encoding SPFH domain-containing protein, which codes for MSIFSLLFYGLLILLILSFFSSFVFIVHQETAAVVERLGKFYSIRQAGLHLKIPFIDNVVGKLTLKIQQLDILVDTKTKDNVFVKVKISVQFQVIKNKVYEAFYKLDNSHSQITSYIFDVVRAEVPKMRLDDVFERKDHIALAVKGELEGAMLNYGYSIIKALVTDLDPDEQVKQAMNRINTAEREKVAAEYKAEAERIKIVAKAKAEAESKKLQGKGTADQRREIARGILESVEVLNNVGINSQEASALIVVTQHYDTLQSMGESSNANLILLPNSPGAASDMLNNMITSFNISSQIGESIKKKNDNKNSNSKKNK